In Chloroflexota bacterium, the following are encoded in one genomic region:
- a CDS encoding 3-oxoacyl-ACP reductase FabG produces the protein MQLEGKSAIVTGGATGIGRAVCLSLAREGASVVVNYSRSEKEAEQTARDATAAGGRSVTFKADVADEDKVKEMVAFANDSFGSVDALVNNAGYTQFIKHTELDKLTDELWDRIFAVNVKGAFYGIRAVAPIMKAQGSGRIVNISSVAGITGGGSSVPYAASKAAMIALTKSMAAALGPEILVNSVAPGLIYTRWTEGHPERNEEIRQSTITQRLGTPEDIASATHYLICNAEWVTGQTLVIDGGRGV, from the coding sequence ATGCAATTAGAGGGAAAAAGCGCTATTGTTACCGGCGGCGCAACCGGCATCGGCCGTGCCGTCTGCCTATCGCTCGCGCGCGAAGGGGCGAGTGTCGTAGTAAATTACTCGAGGTCGGAGAAAGAGGCCGAACAGACTGCCCGCGACGCTACCGCGGCAGGCGGCCGGAGCGTAACCTTCAAGGCCGACGTGGCCGACGAAGACAAGGTCAAAGAGATGGTGGCGTTCGCCAATGATTCTTTTGGAAGCGTGGACGCACTCGTGAACAACGCCGGGTATACGCAGTTCATCAAACATACTGAACTCGACAAGCTGACGGACGAACTCTGGGACCGCATCTTTGCCGTCAACGTGAAAGGCGCGTTCTACGGCATTCGCGCGGTCGCGCCCATCATGAAGGCGCAGGGCAGCGGCCGCATTGTCAACATCTCCTCAGTAGCCGGCATTACCGGTGGCGGCAGTTCCGTGCCGTATGCCGCATCCAAAGCCGCAATGATTGCTCTTACCAAGTCGATGGCCGCCGCCCTCGGCCCGGAGATTCTTGTGAATAGCGTAGCGCCCGGTCTTATCTATACGCGCTGGACGGAAGGTCACCCCGAACGCAATGAGGAGATTCGCCAGTCCACCATTACGCAGCGCCTGGGCACGCCGGAGGACATCGCCAGCGCAACGCACTACCTCATCTGCAACGCCGAGTGGGTAACCGGCCAAACACTCGTCATCGACGGCGGCCGAGGCGTCTGA
- a CDS encoding Ig-like domain-containing protein yields the protein MRQDSLRWRLLYGARRFGLVGAGKVPIRKAALVLALLLSNAIPFQSAQAAAAPVTITGPAEVTGAAFEVTVIFSEGVTGFAQSDVTVGNGSATGFTADSATVYRVTIAPTAGYNGSVTVDVPAGVAQSISDNANNLTATQFSTTATFASACTTGSAVSDPTNNAGLVADCAALLAGEDTLKGTATLNWDANTSIFSWDGISVGSTPQRVLNLALINKALNGAIPAQLGNLSALTWLLMPDNRLSGSIPAELGKLTNVQYLWLHCNQFTGTIPYSLGALTALSGADFRGNQLTGGIPASMAGLPVKLNEGIACAGAQPGGTTTDNSRSNRPPRLTVTLTCPPGPLTEGDTLRCTLTLKNAGGQTLTNITWRLPTLAIGPQMLPTGWPWERPGELEPGRSIRMKLAYGPLSPRRDAAGLALSQVLGDGTTTQPTRMAVPWPASLPLTVIADSQETVAATVTHVVDVRALAPGMLLTLGEPETETADEASVEDEVGVRDEVSVKATAGPPSTALLRVELRRSQDPASDGQMSHYTLVITNASRYRWLTGLHWRIPSLRIRRQVGDLGWLPPASPLLCRYPPSRQSLAGNRQYPL from the coding sequence ATGAGGCAAGACTCATTGCGCTGGCGCCTTCTCTATGGCGCGCGACGCTTCGGCTTGGTGGGTGCCGGTAAAGTGCCCATAAGGAAAGCAGCCTTGGTACTTGCGTTGCTGCTCAGCAACGCGATTCCATTTCAAAGTGCGCAAGCCGCAGCTGCGCCGGTGACCATCACCGGACCGGCGGAGGTCACCGGCGCAGCCTTCGAGGTGACTGTCATCTTCTCGGAAGGCGTCACCGGATTCGCCCAGAGCGATGTCACGGTGGGGAACGGCAGCGCCACCGGCTTCACGGCGGACAGCGCCACGGTGTACCGCGTGACCATCGCGCCGACAGCCGGCTACAACGGCAGCGTGACGGTGGACGTGCCCGCCGGAGTGGCGCAGAGCATCAGCGACAACGCAAATAACCTCACCGCCACCCAGTTCTCCACCACGGCAACCTTCGCCTCCGCCTGCACCACCGGCAGCGCGGTGTCCGACCCCACGAACAACGCTGGGCTGGTCGCCGATTGTGCGGCACTGCTGGCCGGGGAAGATACCTTGAAGGGGACCGCCACCCTGAACTGGGACGCGAACACGAGCATCTTCAGTTGGGACGGCATTTCGGTCGGTAGCACGCCGCAACGTGTCCTTAACCTTGCCCTAATCAACAAGGCTCTCAACGGCGCCATTCCCGCACAGTTGGGCAACCTATCCGCTCTGACTTGGCTCCTCATGCCCGACAACAGGCTGAGCGGCAGCATCCCTGCCGAGTTGGGCAAGCTCACCAATGTGCAGTATCTGTGGCTCCACTGCAATCAGTTTACGGGTACTATACCGTACTCCCTCGGCGCGCTCACGGCCCTGAGTGGCGCGGATTTTCGGGGCAACCAACTCACGGGCGGCATTCCGGCCAGCATGGCCGGGCTGCCGGTCAAGCTCAATGAAGGGATTGCCTGCGCCGGCGCTCAGCCCGGCGGAACCACGACTGATAATTCACGGAGCAACCGGCCACCGCGTTTGACCGTCACGCTGACGTGCCCGCCCGGCCCGCTGACCGAGGGAGACACCCTCCGCTGTACCCTGACATTGAAGAACGCGGGAGGACAGACTCTGACCAACATCACCTGGCGGTTGCCGACGCTGGCGATAGGTCCCCAGATGCTTCCCACCGGCTGGCCGTGGGAACGTCCCGGCGAGCTCGAGCCTGGCCGGTCGATCCGCATGAAACTCGCCTATGGACCGCTCAGCCCCCGCCGCGACGCGGCGGGACTCGCGCTATCCCAGGTCCTTGGTGACGGCACTACCACCCAGCCGACGCGCATGGCGGTACCCTGGCCGGCGTCGCTGCCCCTCACGGTCATCGCCGACAGCCAAGAGACCGTCGCGGCGACCGTTACTCACGTAGTGGACGTGCGGGCGTTGGCGCCAGGAATGCTCTTGACCCTCGGCGAACCAGAGACGGAGACCGCAGACGAGGCCAGCGTTGAGGACGAAGTTGGCGTCAGAGACGAAGTCAGCGTCAAAGCGACGGCGGGACCGCCGTCTACAGCGCTGCTGCGCGTCGAATTGAGAAGGAGCCAGGATCCCGCAAGCGATGGGCAAATGTCCCATTACACGCTCGTTATCACGAATGCCAGCCGGTATCGGTGGCTGACCGGCTTGCACTGGCGGATTCCCTCGTTGCGCATTCGTCGCCAAGTAGGCGACCTCGGTTGGCTCCCCCCAGCAAGTCCGCTGTTGTGCAGATACCCTCCCAGTCGGCAAAGTCTCGCCGGGAACCGACAATACCCTCTGTGA
- a CDS encoding GNAT family N-acetyltransferase, protein MSIRTYRPEDEARVKELTIAAFSGVSIEHNIEKSWPGLLPLPWGERKWPMVAVDLTGHPEDCFVAEHDGEVIAFATTRINRRNSAGQIPDMAVDEQFRGKGIGRKMLEHCIQYFRAQKLTLARIETLDQNPIGRHLYPDLGFEEVARQIFYAMPLEPKDE, encoded by the coding sequence ATGAGCATACGAACGTATCGTCCGGAAGACGAAGCGCGCGTAAAGGAACTCACCATCGCCGCCTTTTCCGGCGTGAGCATCGAGCACAACATCGAGAAGTCCTGGCCCGGCCTCTTGCCGCTCCCATGGGGCGAACGCAAATGGCCCATGGTAGCCGTGGATCTCACTGGTCACCCCGAAGACTGCTTTGTGGCCGAACACGACGGTGAAGTGATAGCCTTTGCCACGACGCGCATCAATCGCAGAAACAGCGCCGGGCAGATTCCTGATATGGCAGTAGACGAGCAGTTTCGCGGCAAGGGGATCGGCCGTAAAATGCTGGAGCACTGCATCCAGTACTTCCGTGCCCAGAAGCTCACGCTCGCTCGGATCGAGACCCTGGACCAGAATCCCATCGGACGTCATCTCTACCCTGACCTGGGCTTCGAGGAAGTCGCACGGCAGATCTTCTACGCCATGCCCTTGGAGCCGAAGGACGAGTAA
- the panB gene encoding 3-methyl-2-oxobutanoate hydroxymethyltransferase gives MSTQRVTTADLRQMKAEGRKIVMLTAYDAPMAHFVEAAGVPAILVGDSLGNTVLGYENTLPVTVDDILRHTQAVVRGTRRAIVIADMPFLSYQVSNERALLNAGQLIQEGGAQGVKLEGGKQTVTVTAHLVDAGIPVMGHLGLTPQSVHQLGGYRAQGRTLAEAEELQSDALALERAGAFALVLESIPATLAQKITESISIPTIGIGAGVHCDGQIQVLHDLLGLNPHAVHPRHAKAYAKLGDEMRAAVSRYVQDVESGTFPTREHSFMLPTEVARALRKETLVTASDED, from the coding sequence ATGAGTACCCAGCGTGTTACCACCGCCGACCTTAGACAGATGAAGGCGGAAGGGCGCAAAATCGTGATGCTGACGGCATACGACGCCCCGATGGCGCACTTTGTCGAAGCTGCCGGTGTGCCCGCAATTCTTGTGGGTGACAGTTTGGGCAACACGGTGTTGGGCTATGAGAATACTCTGCCGGTTACCGTGGACGATATTCTGCGCCACACCCAGGCCGTGGTGCGCGGTACGCGCCGCGCCATTGTGATCGCCGATATGCCCTTCCTGTCCTACCAGGTGTCCAACGAGCGAGCGTTGCTCAATGCCGGGCAATTGATCCAGGAGGGCGGCGCACAGGGCGTAAAGCTGGAAGGCGGCAAGCAAACCGTCACCGTAACGGCGCATTTGGTAGATGCCGGCATTCCGGTGATGGGACACCTGGGTCTTACGCCGCAGTCTGTCCATCAGCTCGGCGGCTATCGGGCGCAAGGGCGCACGCTGGCTGAGGCGGAGGAACTCCAGAGCGATGCACTTGCCCTTGAACGCGCGGGCGCCTTTGCTCTTGTTCTCGAGAGCATTCCAGCGACGCTAGCGCAGAAGATTACGGAGTCTATTTCCATCCCCACGATCGGCATCGGCGCGGGCGTCCACTGCGACGGTCAAATACAGGTCTTGCACGACCTCCTCGGGCTGAATCCACACGCCGTGCACCCGCGGCATGCCAAGGCATACGCGAAATTGGGAGACGAAATGCGCGCAGCGGTGAGCCGCTACGTGCAAGACGTTGAAAGCGGGACGTTTCCCACGCGTGAACACAGTTTTATGCTGCCCACTGAAGTCGCGCGAGCCTTACGCAAAGAGACACTGGTAACAGCCTCTGACGAAGACTAA
- the panC gene encoding pantoate--beta-alanine ligase, protein MQILRTIPAVRAARQEALGSVGLVPTMGYLHAGHMALVHAARTQNDHCWATLFVNSLQFGSNEDFATYPRDLSRDLAMFESWGVDVVFAPEAGTMYAGDFSSFVEVENLTDRLEGTARPGHFRGVTTVVCKLLNITQPHRAYLGRKDAQQLRVIRRMVRDLDIPTTIVPVETVREPDGLALSSRHVYLKPDERHAARVLYQALQAAQQRYAAGERNADTLRAAMQAVLAQEPLINADYVSIADDEDLEELTTIERSALASLAVRIGATRLIDAMELGSDT, encoded by the coding sequence ATGCAGATTCTGCGCACGATCCCAGCAGTACGCGCCGCCCGCCAGGAAGCGCTAGGCAGCGTCGGACTTGTACCTACCATGGGGTATTTGCACGCCGGCCACATGGCGTTGGTGCACGCCGCCCGGACCCAAAACGACCACTGCTGGGCGACGCTATTCGTAAACTCTCTGCAATTTGGCTCGAATGAGGACTTTGCTACCTACCCCCGCGACCTGTCGCGCGACCTTGCCATGTTCGAATCATGGGGCGTAGACGTCGTATTCGCGCCGGAAGCGGGGACGATGTACGCGGGCGACTTCAGTTCATTCGTTGAGGTCGAAAACCTCACTGATCGCTTGGAGGGGACAGCGCGGCCCGGCCACTTCCGGGGCGTCACCACGGTTGTCTGCAAGCTGCTCAACATCACGCAGCCCCACCGCGCTTACTTGGGCCGCAAAGACGCCCAACAACTCCGCGTCATCCGCCGCATGGTGCGCGATCTCGACATCCCCACCACCATCGTACCGGTGGAAACCGTGCGAGAACCGGACGGCCTCGCCCTCTCAAGCCGTCACGTCTACCTCAAACCGGACGAGCGCCACGCTGCGAGAGTTCTGTATCAGGCGCTCCAAGCAGCGCAGCAGCGGTACGCCGCCGGTGAGCGCAACGCTGACACCTTGCGCGCCGCCATGCAAGCCGTGCTGGCACAAGAGCCTCTTATAAACGCGGACTACGTCAGCATCGCCGACGACGAAGATCTGGAAGAACTGACCACCATCGAGCGCTCGGCGCTCGCCTCACTCGCCGTCCGCATCGGCGCCACGCGGCTCATCGACGCCATGGAGCTAGGCAGCGACACATAG
- a CDS encoding ATP-binding protein gives MVRREITPRLISLFKQYPFVTVTGPRQSGKTTLCRTVFPNLAYVNLEAPDQREFAESDPRAFLARLDGGAILDEIQRVPSLLSYLQVIADEKRRNSLFVLTGSEQFRLSDAINQSLAGRTALLRLLPFSLAERQQTGASNEVDDILLSGFYPRIHDQGLDPHQALGDYFETYVERDVRQIGEIRNLSSFRRFVRLCAGRVGQLVNLSSLGADAGVSHTTAREWLTVLEASYIVFQLQPFHSNAQKRLIKSPKLYFYDVGLASYLIGIENSKQIATHPLRGPLFENAVVLEALKHRFNRGRQSNLSFFRNVQGLECDLFYETGQGIGAIEIKSGATVASDYFDSLNRVAKRMPDVTAKFVVFGGTDRQSRTNGEVIPLGDFGGVLERLEVAQASGGTVE, from the coding sequence ATGGTCAGACGTGAAATCACTCCCCGCCTTATTAGCTTGTTCAAGCAATACCCTTTTGTGACTGTGACCGGCCCGCGTCAATCTGGGAAGACGACGCTGTGCCGCACTGTATTCCCTAACTTGGCATACGTTAATCTCGAAGCGCCCGACCAACGTGAGTTTGCAGAGTCAGATCCGAGAGCATTTCTCGCGCGGCTTGACGGCGGCGCGATACTCGACGAGATTCAGCGCGTGCCAAGTCTCCTGTCGTACCTGCAAGTAATCGCAGATGAGAAGAGGCGCAACAGCCTCTTTGTGCTGACTGGCAGCGAGCAATTCCGGCTCTCAGATGCCATAAACCAGTCGTTGGCAGGACGGACGGCATTGCTGCGGCTCTTGCCGTTCTCTTTGGCCGAGCGACAACAGACAGGGGCAAGCAACGAGGTGGATGACATCCTCTTATCGGGGTTCTATCCGCGCATTCACGACCAGGGACTGGACCCGCATCAGGCCCTTGGCGACTATTTCGAGACCTATGTTGAGCGTGACGTGCGGCAAATAGGTGAGATTCGCAACCTATCCAGTTTTCGACGATTTGTGCGCCTGTGCGCCGGACGTGTGGGACAATTGGTCAATCTCTCATCACTGGGGGCTGACGCGGGGGTCTCCCACACGACCGCACGCGAATGGCTCACGGTGTTGGAAGCTAGTTACATTGTATTCCAGTTGCAGCCGTTTCACTCCAACGCGCAGAAACGACTAATCAAGTCACCGAAGCTCTATTTCTACGACGTTGGGCTGGCGAGCTATCTCATTGGCATCGAAAACTCTAAGCAGATTGCGACGCACCCCTTGCGTGGACCTCTCTTCGAGAATGCAGTCGTCTTGGAAGCCCTCAAGCACCGGTTCAATCGCGGCCGGCAATCCAATCTATCGTTTTTCCGCAACGTCCAGGGTCTGGAATGTGACCTTTTCTACGAGACCGGGCAGGGCATCGGAGCCATTGAGATAAAGTCCGGTGCTACCGTCGCTTCAGACTATTTCGATTCGCTCAATCGCGTTGCCAAGCGGATGCCGGACGTTACTGCTAAGTTTGTCGTATTCGGCGGCACGGATCGCCAATCGCGCACCAATGGGGAGGTTATTCCATTGGGTGACTTCGGTGGTGTTCTTGAACGCTTAGAAGTCGCGCAAGCGTCTGGCGGCACTGTGGAATAG
- a CDS encoding TerC family protein has product MLGTFNSPLLWIGFTAVVVTLLILDLVVFHRGAHVIKPREAATWVAIWVSLALAFAVGMFIFAGPERGTEFITGYLIEWTLSVDNLFVFLIIFTYFAVPNEYRYNVLFWGILAAIILRGAFILVGAALLATFHWMIFVFGGFLIYTGIRILIKGDEDTDPERNFAVRIFRKILPSTENYHGGSYIVKIDGRWLATPLLLVLLVVNVTDVVFALDSVPAIFAITREPFIVYSANIFAILGLRALYFLLANLMDRFHYLGVGLGLVLVFVGIKMVVGDFHGVPKGDHFFTPVLEGIEVVASAFHGQPVYSLAVVGVLLGGSVVASLLRPRESE; this is encoded by the coding sequence ATGCTCGGAACGTTCAACTCACCGCTACTCTGGATCGGCTTTACCGCTGTTGTTGTCACCCTCCTCATCCTTGACCTCGTGGTGTTTCATCGCGGCGCGCATGTCATCAAACCGCGTGAGGCCGCGACCTGGGTTGCCATTTGGGTCAGCCTTGCTTTGGCCTTTGCCGTTGGCATGTTCATCTTTGCCGGGCCCGAGCGCGGCACTGAGTTTATCACCGGTTATCTCATCGAGTGGACCCTGAGTGTCGATAACCTCTTCGTCTTCTTGATCATTTTCACGTACTTTGCGGTACCCAATGAGTATCGCTACAACGTGCTCTTTTGGGGAATTCTCGCCGCCATCATCCTGCGCGGCGCGTTCATCCTGGTCGGCGCCGCCCTCTTGGCTACCTTCCATTGGATGATCTTCGTCTTTGGCGGCTTCCTCATCTATACCGGTATTCGCATTTTGATCAAGGGCGACGAAGACACCGATCCCGAGCGCAACTTCGCTGTCCGCATCTTTCGCAAGATTCTCCCGAGCACCGAAAACTACCACGGCGGCAGCTACATCGTAAAGATCGACGGCCGCTGGCTGGCAACGCCCCTGCTGCTCGTGTTGCTCGTTGTGAACGTTACCGACGTGGTCTTTGCCCTGGATTCCGTGCCCGCAATCTTCGCCATCACGCGCGAACCCTTCATCGTCTATTCGGCGAACATCTTTGCCATTCTCGGCCTGCGCGCGCTGTATTTCCTCCTCGCCAACCTGATGGACCGGTTCCACTATCTCGGTGTGGGTCTTGGTCTCGTGCTCGTTTTCGTGGGCATCAAGATGGTCGTAGGGGACTTTCACGGCGTACCCAAGGGCGACCATTTCTTTACACCCGTGCTAGAAGGAATCGAAGTGGTAGCATCCGCATTCCATGGGCAGCCGGTCTACTCACTGGCGGTGGTTGGTGTGCTCTTGGGGGGTTCTGTAGTCGCGTCCCTGCTACGCCCGCGCGAGAGTGAGTGA
- the leuC gene encoding 3-isopropylmalate dehydratase large subunit, whose amino-acid sequence MAGKTLFEKVWESHVVHEEPDGPALLYVDLHLVHEVTSAQAFEGLRLGGRTVRRPALTVATVDHNVPTTDRGQHIEDDISRRQIETMEQNATEFGLTFYGYRSPNQGIVHIIGPELGYTQPGKLIVCGDSHTSTHGAFGAFALGIGTSEVEHVLATQCLIQKKPKTMEVRVDGTLPQGVTAKDVILGIIGRIGVDGGVGHVIEYTGEVIRSLSMEGRMTICNMSIEGGARAGMIAPDEKTFAYLKGRKHAPQGKDWEEALAHWRTLSTDADATYDSVIEIDAATLVPHVTWGTNPGQVVPVTGSVPSPGEMATPDEQATAERALTYMGLEGGTAIQDIAVDRVFLGSCTNARLEDLRAAAGIVRGKRVHPNVRAMVVPGSTMLKQKAESEGLNEVFQAAGFEWREAGCSMCLGMNPDILAPGERCASTSNRNFEGRQGKGGRTHLVSPQMAAAAAIAGRFVDVREW is encoded by the coding sequence ATGGCTGGAAAGACGCTATTCGAAAAGGTTTGGGAAAGTCATGTGGTGCATGAGGAGCCTGACGGGCCGGCGCTGCTTTACGTTGATTTGCACCTCGTGCATGAAGTTACGTCGGCGCAGGCATTTGAGGGGCTGCGGCTGGGCGGCCGCACCGTGCGGCGGCCCGCTCTGACGGTGGCAACGGTCGACCACAACGTGCCCACGACAGACCGGGGGCAGCATATTGAAGACGACATTTCCCGTCGTCAAATCGAGACTATGGAGCAGAATGCAACGGAGTTTGGCCTGACGTTCTACGGGTACCGCAGCCCGAACCAAGGCATCGTGCACATCATTGGGCCGGAATTGGGCTACACGCAGCCCGGCAAGTTAATCGTCTGCGGCGACAGCCACACCTCTACGCACGGCGCGTTTGGCGCGTTTGCCCTTGGTATCGGCACGTCTGAGGTGGAGCACGTGTTGGCCACCCAATGCCTGATACAAAAGAAGCCCAAGACCATGGAAGTGCGGGTGGATGGGACGCTGCCGCAGGGCGTGACGGCCAAGGACGTGATTCTCGGCATCATCGGGCGCATTGGGGTGGACGGGGGCGTGGGCCACGTCATTGAGTACACCGGTGAGGTAATTCGCTCGCTGTCCATGGAAGGCCGCATGACGATTTGCAACATGTCCATCGAGGGCGGCGCGCGTGCGGGCATGATCGCGCCTGACGAGAAGACGTTTGCCTATCTCAAGGGGCGCAAGCATGCGCCGCAAGGCAAAGACTGGGAAGAGGCGCTCGCACATTGGCGGACGCTGTCCACCGATGCCGACGCCACCTACGATAGCGTCATTGAGATTGATGCCGCCACCCTCGTGCCCCACGTTACCTGGGGCACGAATCCAGGCCAGGTGGTTCCCGTAACCGGCTCTGTGCCCAGTCCCGGCGAGATGGCAACGCCGGACGAGCAGGCCACTGCCGAGCGGGCGCTGACGTACATGGGGCTGGAGGGCGGCACGGCTATTCAGGATATCGCCGTTGATCGCGTCTTTCTGGGATCGTGCACCAACGCTCGGTTGGAAGACCTGCGCGCGGCGGCCGGCATCGTGCGCGGCAAGCGGGTGCATCCCAACGTGAGAGCGATGGTGGTGCCGGGCTCGACGATGCTCAAGCAGAAAGCGGAATCAGAAGGTCTAAACGAGGTCTTTCAAGCTGCCGGATTCGAATGGCGCGAGGCCGGCTGCTCCATGTGCCTGGGCATGAACCCGGACATTTTGGCCCCCGGCGAGCGTTGCGCTTCCACCTCCAACCGCAACTTCGAGGGCCGCCAGGGCAAGGGCGGTCGCACCCATCTCGTCAGTCCGCAAATGGCCGCCGCCGCCGCGATAGCGGGGCGTTTTGTAGACGTTCGGGAGTGGTAG
- the leuD gene encoding 3-isopropylmalate dehydratase small subunit, which yields MEPFVRLTGKVAALDRASVDTDQIIPKQFLKRIERTGYGPFAFFDWRYFEDGTTLNPDFELNDARYEGASILVTGRNFGCGSSREHAAWALKEFGFLTIIAPSFADIFANNAVENGMLTVVLPPKDVATLTERAQTLDGYRMTVDLANTTVQDDHGFAASFPIDATVQHRLLNGLDAVGLTLQREDAISAFEEQRPAWLGAS from the coding sequence ATGGAACCATTTGTTAGACTCACTGGCAAAGTAGCCGCTCTCGACCGGGCCAGTGTCGATACCGACCAGATAATTCCGAAGCAGTTTCTCAAGCGCATCGAGCGCACGGGATACGGTCCGTTTGCCTTCTTCGACTGGCGCTACTTCGAGGACGGCACGACGCTGAACCCGGATTTTGAATTGAATGACGCGCGTTACGAGGGCGCGAGCATTCTCGTGACCGGCAGGAACTTTGGCTGCGGCTCATCGCGGGAACATGCGGCATGGGCACTGAAAGAATTTGGATTTCTAACGATCATTGCCCCGAGTTTTGCCGATATCTTTGCCAACAACGCCGTGGAGAACGGCATGCTCACGGTGGTCCTGCCACCGAAAGACGTAGCCACGCTCACAGAACGGGCCCAGACCCTAGATGGCTACCGGATGACGGTGGATTTGGCAAACACCACAGTACAAGACGACCATGGCTTTGCGGCATCGTTCCCGATTGATGCTACCGTTCAACACCGCCTGCTCAACGGTCTGGACGCGGTAGGGCTTACGCTGCAGCGGGAAGACGCCATTAGCGCGTTTGAGGAACAGCGGCCGGCATGGCTGGGGGCATCCTAA
- a CDS encoding DUF2520 domain-containing protein: MNIGVIGPGRVGTGLARLLAERGYAVRAVAGKTPVHAELLAAALPACESTTAQGVADSCELVFITTPDDAIGEVACAADWREGQGVVHCSGALPASALGAVARNGAMPGAFHPLQTLPDAQAAFTNLPGSYVAIEAEEPLLGRLAAIAADLACTWGYVPPDARPAYHAAAVLVSNYSVALTHAGVALWQAMGKPEAEALQALTPLLQGTVHNLRRLGPAEALTGPVARGDWATVEKNLEAIAATAPQHSFTYAAMALAMIYNNLASTAGKDAVARELQSHLSAMLKNRGTP, from the coding sequence ATGAACATTGGCGTGATCGGGCCCGGACGCGTAGGTACAGGGCTAGCACGACTTCTTGCCGAACGAGGCTACGCCGTTCGCGCCGTAGCCGGCAAGACCCCTGTTCATGCCGAACTGCTCGCCGCTGCCCTGCCGGCATGTGAGTCGACCACCGCACAAGGTGTTGCGGACTCCTGTGAATTAGTTTTCATCACCACCCCTGACGACGCCATTGGCGAAGTTGCCTGCGCCGCAGACTGGCGGGAGGGACAAGGCGTGGTCCATTGCAGCGGCGCGTTACCGGCTTCCGCTCTCGGCGCAGTCGCACGCAACGGCGCCATGCCCGGCGCGTTCCATCCCCTGCAGACGCTCCCGGACGCCCAAGCGGCCTTCACAAACCTGCCCGGCTCATACGTGGCTATTGAGGCGGAAGAGCCGCTTCTCGGGCGGCTGGCGGCCATAGCTGCCGACCTTGCGTGCACGTGGGGCTACGTGCCTCCTGATGCGCGGCCCGCCTATCACGCCGCTGCGGTGCTGGTTTCAAATTACTCGGTAGCCCTGACTCATGCCGGTGTCGCGCTTTGGCAGGCGATGGGTAAGCCCGAGGCGGAAGCCCTCCAGGCTTTGACGCCGTTGCTGCAAGGCACCGTGCATAACCTCCGCCGCCTCGGCCCTGCGGAGGCGCTCACAGGCCCCGTGGCACGTGGGGATTGGGCGACTGTAGAGAAGAACCTTGAAGCCATAGCCGCCACTGCACCGCAACATTCGTTCACCTACGCTGCAATGGCACTCGCGATGATATACAATAATCTCGCATCAACCGCTGGCAAAGATGCTGTCGCACGAGAGTTACAGTCACATCTCAGCGCGATGCTCAAGAACCGAGGAACACCATGA